Proteins found in one Planctomycetes bacterium MalM25 genomic segment:
- the yohD gene encoding Inner membrane protein YohD: MGDSLPRPGPIPHDPGGTGPLPTWPETTATDVLQFLIDHHIGYLGIIAFLALCGCGIPIPEEVPLVFAGILSQQEALDWRIAFGSCLLGALLGDSIMYTIGRRLGHGWLTKHPSVSRFIDADKEEKFEHAVRKHGFKVLLLTRFLVGVRGPVYYAAGAAKVPYFRFLLWDLISATTVVSIVFWLAYHFGEPIIKVVRNAEGIATAVVVIGIMAAGIYFLHKKQTSKVAAALEDIAEHDAEEAAREEAEQAGIAPPASESNGAVTSRTDEPTDVAM; encoded by the coding sequence ATGGGCGATTCCCTTCCGCGGCCAGGTCCGATCCCTCACGACCCAGGCGGAACGGGTCCCCTCCCGACCTGGCCCGAAACGACGGCGACCGACGTGCTGCAATTCCTGATCGACCACCACATCGGCTACCTGGGCATCATCGCCTTCTTGGCTCTGTGCGGCTGCGGCATCCCGATTCCCGAAGAGGTCCCGCTGGTCTTCGCGGGGATCCTCAGCCAGCAAGAGGCGCTCGACTGGCGGATCGCCTTCGGCAGCTGCCTGCTCGGCGCCTTGCTGGGCGACTCGATCATGTACACGATCGGCCGCCGGCTCGGGCACGGGTGGCTGACGAAGCACCCCTCGGTCTCACGCTTCATCGACGCCGATAAGGAAGAGAAGTTCGAGCACGCGGTGCGCAAGCACGGCTTCAAGGTGCTGCTGCTCACCCGGTTCCTGGTCGGCGTGCGCGGGCCGGTCTACTACGCCGCGGGGGCGGCGAAGGTCCCCTACTTCCGCTTCCTCCTGTGGGACCTGATCAGCGCCACCACCGTGGTGAGCATCGTCTTCTGGCTCGCCTACCACTTCGGCGAGCCGATCATCAAGGTCGTCCGCAACGCCGAGGGGATCGCCACGGCGGTGGTCGTCATCGGCATCATGGCCGCGGGCATCTACTTCCTGCACAAGAAGCAGACCTCGAAGGTCGCCGCCGCCCTGGAAGACATCGCCGAGCACGACGCCGAAGAGGCCGCCCGCGAAGAAGCGGAGCAGGCCGGCATCGCCCCGCCCGCGAGCGAATCGAACGGCGCGGTCACCTCTCGGACCGACGAGCCGACCGACGTCGCGATGTGA
- the apbE_1 gene encoding Thiamine biosynthesis lipoprotein ApbE precursor, translating to MADSQHNRRDFLRGKSALAAAADVVEELIDSRLPALPDPEVERRGERIVTLTRRAMACEFELRLVVSPDQNDTEAGMAALDTVERIEDQLTVYRDQSELIDLNRRAAHEAVPVEPRLFELLERCGRLHTDTRGAFDPTSGPLSRVWGFHRRQGEVPSEHERDEALRRVGWGGVQLDAAERTVRFDHDGLDLNVNSIGKGYALDRAAETLAEHGVDDAFLHGGRSTLLARGDNQLLKGGGWLAGLRDPLHPERRLAELTLRNEALSTSGSGTQFFEHEGRRYGHVIDPRTGRPAEGLYTASVIAPTAAEADALSTAAYVLGVAGTRELCERRPELRALLITPDATAEDGARDATVHAFNLPEAAWRPRNRG from the coding sequence GGAGCTGATCGATTCGCGCCTCCCCGCCCTGCCCGATCCGGAGGTCGAGCGCCGCGGCGAGCGGATCGTCACCCTCACCCGCCGGGCGATGGCTTGCGAGTTCGAGCTGCGGCTGGTCGTCTCGCCCGACCAGAACGACACCGAGGCGGGTATGGCCGCACTCGACACGGTCGAGCGGATCGAGGACCAGCTCACCGTCTACCGCGACCAGAGCGAGCTGATCGACCTCAACCGCCGAGCGGCCCACGAGGCCGTGCCGGTCGAGCCACGGCTCTTCGAGCTGCTCGAACGGTGCGGCCGCCTGCACACCGACACCCGGGGCGCTTTCGACCCGACGAGCGGCCCGCTGTCGCGCGTGTGGGGTTTCCACCGCCGTCAGGGAGAGGTCCCCTCCGAGCACGAACGCGACGAGGCGCTCCGCCGCGTCGGCTGGGGCGGGGTGCAGCTCGACGCCGCCGAGCGGACCGTCCGGTTCGATCACGACGGCCTCGACTTGAACGTCAACAGCATCGGCAAGGGGTACGCCCTCGACCGCGCCGCGGAGACGCTCGCCGAGCACGGCGTCGACGACGCGTTCCTGCACGGCGGGCGGAGCACGCTGCTCGCGCGGGGCGACAACCAACTCCTCAAGGGGGGGGGCTGGCTCGCCGGCCTGCGCGACCCGCTCCACCCCGAGCGCCGCCTCGCCGAGCTGACTTTGAGGAACGAGGCCCTCAGCACCAGCGGCTCGGGGACCCAGTTCTTCGAGCACGAGGGGCGCCGCTACGGCCACGTGATCGACCCCCGCACCGGCAGGCCCGCCGAGGGGCTCTACACGGCGAGCGTGATCGCGCCGACCGCGGCGGAGGCGGACGCCCTGTCGACGGCGGCCTACGTGCTGGGCGTCGCGGGGACGCGCGAGCTGTGCGAGCGCCGCCCCGAGCTGCGGGCCCTGCTGATCACCCCCGACGCGACCGCGGAAGACGGGGCGCGAGACGCCACGGTGCACGCCTTCAATCTGCCGGAGGCGGCCTGGCGACCCCGCAATCGGGGGTGA